A window of Ardenticatena maritima contains these coding sequences:
- the nadA gene encoding quinolinate synthase NadA: MTTTIETPTVERIYADLKAKLGAFTPDAELWYKAELAAQILPLKKERNAVILGHNYMEPALFHTIPDFVGDSLELSRRAAETDHDIIVFCGVEFMAETAKILNPEKTVLIPSRKAGCSLAESITAEDVRRLREQFPGVPIVAYINTYADVKAEVDICCTSSNAAKVVESLNSDTVIFLPDEYLARNVARETGKHIIFPTQIPRDGQDTMLDYHIIAWHGRCEVHEQFTVEDIENVRATFPDVVVLAHPECSPEVVAAADFSGSTSAMIRFVEETNAPRYLLLTECAMGDNIAAAHPDKEMVRLCSIRCRHMNQIRLEDTLAALQHIQYEVHVPEEIRVRALRAVQRMLEIG, translated from the coding sequence ATGACAACAACCATCGAAACACCGACAGTCGAACGCATCTACGCCGACCTGAAAGCCAAACTTGGCGCGTTCACCCCCGACGCCGAGTTGTGGTACAAAGCCGAACTCGCCGCGCAGATTTTGCCGCTCAAAAAAGAGCGCAATGCCGTCATTTTGGGGCACAACTACATGGAACCGGCGTTGTTCCACACCATTCCCGATTTTGTGGGCGACTCGCTGGAACTGAGCCGCCGCGCCGCCGAAACCGACCACGACATCATCGTCTTCTGCGGCGTCGAGTTTATGGCGGAGACGGCGAAAATTCTCAACCCTGAAAAAACCGTGCTCATTCCCTCGCGCAAGGCGGGGTGCTCGCTCGCTGAAAGTATCACCGCCGAAGACGTGCGCCGTTTGCGTGAGCAGTTTCCCGGCGTGCCCATTGTGGCGTACATCAACACCTACGCCGACGTGAAAGCCGAAGTGGACATCTGCTGCACATCCAGCAACGCCGCCAAAGTCGTCGAATCGCTCAACAGCGACACGGTCATCTTCTTGCCCGATGAGTATTTGGCGCGAAACGTGGCGCGTGAAACCGGCAAGCATATCATCTTCCCCACCCAAATCCCGCGCGACGGGCAAGACACAATGCTCGATTACCACATCATCGCCTGGCATGGGCGCTGTGAAGTTCACGAGCAATTTACCGTTGAAGACATTGAAAACGTGCGCGCCACCTTCCCCGACGTGGTGGTGCTCGCTCACCCCGAATGCAGCCCCGAAGTGGTTGCCGCCGCCGACTTTTCGGGCAGCACCAGCGCCATGATTCGTTTCGTCGAAGAAACAAACGCCCCGCGCTATCTCCTGCTCACCGAATGCGCGATGGGCGACAACATCGCCGCCGCTCACCCCGACAAGGAGATGGTGCGGCTCTGCTCCATCCGGTGCCGCCACATGAACCAAATTCGTCTGGAAGATACACTCGCCGCGCTGCAACACATTCAATATGAAGTCCATGTGCCGGAAGAGATTCGCGTGCGGGCGTTGCGCGCCGTCCAGCGTATGCTTGAAATTGGTTGA
- the nusA gene encoding transcription termination factor NusA gives MRTSEFMMALNALCHERDLSKEVVIQAVERALLTAYKRDYGGKAYNPVVKIDPVTGDARVYVDKEVVEEVMHPHTEISLEEARQFEPDAQIGDVIKVEITPKDFGRIAAQTAKQVIMQAIREAERDKVYADFSSREGEIVVATVQGIDAKTGTIRLSLGRAEAVMPRQEQIPTERYRPGQRIRVYVYEVKKSQRGPQIYVSRTHPDMLRRLLELEVPEIANGTVIIKGIAREPGARSKVAVWATQEGVDPVGACVGMKGIRNQSIVNELGGEKIDIVEWSPDEATFVKNALSPAKVAHVFLDPDHPEGKTALVIVPDNQLSLAIGKGGQNARLAAKLTGWRIDIKSTSEAADEALRRAELEAKRRLQEEQERLERERKLEEARRLLEEAQKALAADAEEEEEAVAAVEPELPEVEPEPEPTATAPEPRAETVTTVADVEEEEEEDFFEEDFFEEEEEEEDDFFEETKSAKAKGEKPSLADLFYTLDKRGQQVELEDEIRKRRKERKGGKKSKKKGR, from the coding sequence ATGCGAACCAGCGAATTCATGATGGCGCTCAACGCGCTCTGCCATGAACGTGACCTTTCAAAAGAAGTGGTCATTCAGGCGGTGGAACGCGCCTTGCTCACAGCCTACAAGCGTGATTACGGCGGCAAGGCGTACAACCCCGTGGTCAAAATTGACCCTGTGACGGGGGATGCGCGGGTGTACGTGGACAAAGAAGTGGTCGAAGAAGTGATGCACCCGCACACGGAAATCTCGCTGGAAGAGGCGCGGCAGTTCGAGCCTGACGCCCAAATTGGGGACGTCATCAAAGTGGAAATCACGCCCAAGGACTTCGGGCGTATTGCGGCGCAAACCGCCAAGCAAGTCATCATGCAGGCGATTCGCGAAGCAGAGCGCGATAAAGTCTATGCGGACTTTTCGAGCCGCGAAGGTGAGATTGTTGTCGCGACGGTGCAGGGCATTGACGCCAAAACCGGCACGATCCGGCTGAGCCTGGGGCGCGCCGAAGCGGTGATGCCACGCCAGGAACAGATTCCAACCGAACGCTACCGCCCCGGTCAGCGCATACGTGTGTATGTGTACGAAGTGAAGAAGAGCCAGCGCGGCCCGCAAATTTACGTGAGCCGCACACATCCCGACATGCTGCGGCGGTTGCTGGAACTGGAAGTGCCCGAAATCGCCAACGGCACGGTCATCATCAAAGGCATTGCCCGCGAGCCGGGGGCGCGCTCCAAAGTGGCGGTCTGGGCTACGCAGGAAGGTGTGGACCCCGTCGGCGCTTGTGTCGGCATGAAGGGCATTCGCAACCAGAGTATCGTGAACGAGTTGGGGGGCGAAAAAATTGACATTGTCGAATGGAGCCCCGACGAAGCCACGTTCGTCAAAAACGCGCTCAGCCCGGCCAAAGTGGCGCACGTCTTCCTCGATCCCGACCATCCCGAAGGGAAGACGGCGCTGGTCATCGTGCCCGACAACCAATTGTCGCTGGCGATTGGCAAGGGCGGTCAAAACGCACGTCTTGCGGCAAAGCTGACCGGCTGGCGCATTGACATCAAGAGCACAAGCGAAGCGGCCGACGAAGCCTTGCGCCGCGCCGAGTTGGAAGCCAAACGCCGCCTGCAAGAAGAGCAAGAGCGGTTGGAGCGCGAACGCAAACTTGAAGAAGCGCGCCGCCTGCTCGAAGAAGCGCAAAAAGCGCTGGCTGCGGACGCCGAGGAAGAAGAGGAAGCCGTGGCGGCGGTCGAGCCGGAGCTGCCCGAGGTTGAACCGGAGCCGGAACCGACGGCCACAGCACCTGAGCCGCGCGCTGAAACGGTGACAACCGTTGCAGACGTTGAAGAAGAAGAGGAAGAAGATTTCTTTGAAGAAGACTTCTTCGAGGAAGAGGAAGAAGAGGAAGACGACTTCTTTGAAGAAACCAAATCCGCCAAGGCAAAAGGCGAAAAGCCCAGCCTGGCCGACCTCTTCTACACGCTGGACAAGCGCGGCCAACAAGTGGAACTCGAAGACGAAATCCGCAAGCGGCGCAAAGAACGCAAAGGCGGCAAAAAGAGCAAGAAGAAAGGCCGCTAA
- the nadC gene encoding carboxylating nicotinate-nucleotide diphosphorylase, with protein sequence MDNSRTDWLDDIIRRALDEDIGDGDITTQCTIPSDMWLSATIRAKADGVVAGQAVAARTFALLDERVRYTPLVPDGASVARGTDIATLEGPGHALLLGERTALNFMQRMSGIATLTRRFVEAVAHTRAVILDTRKTAPGLRRIDKWAVRLGGGQNHRMGLYDMVLIKENHIAAAGSITAAVQRVRAGDPRGRPIEVEARTLDDVREALALNVDRILLDNMSLDEIRAAVELVAGRIPLEASGNVSLETVARIAETGVAYISVGALTHSAPAFDLSMLVHMPTNIHQEERVS encoded by the coding sequence ATGGACAACTCGCGTACAGACTGGCTTGACGACATCATCCGCCGCGCGCTGGATGAAGACATCGGCGACGGCGACATCACAACGCAATGCACTATCCCCTCCGATATGTGGCTCTCGGCGACGATTCGCGCCAAAGCCGATGGCGTTGTGGCGGGGCAGGCGGTGGCGGCGCGCACGTTCGCCCTGCTGGATGAGCGCGTGCGCTATACCCCCCTCGTCCCTGATGGTGCATCCGTTGCGCGCGGCACAGACATTGCCACGCTTGAAGGCCCTGGGCATGCGCTTCTGCTGGGCGAGCGCACTGCGCTCAACTTCATGCAGCGCATGTCCGGCATTGCGACGCTCACGCGCCGCTTTGTCGAAGCCGTGGCGCATACGCGCGCCGTCATTCTCGATACGCGCAAAACCGCGCCGGGCTTGCGCAGAATTGACAAATGGGCGGTGCGCCTGGGTGGCGGGCAAAACCACCGCATGGGGCTCTATGACATGGTGCTCATCAAGGAAAACCACATCGCCGCCGCAGGAAGCATCACCGCCGCCGTCCAGCGGGTGCGCGCCGGCGACCCCCGCGGTCGCCCCATTGAAGTCGAAGCCCGCACGCTCGACGACGTGCGCGAAGCCCTGGCGCTCAATGTGGACCGCATCTTGCTCGATAACATGTCGCTCGATGAGATTCGCGCCGCCGTTGAACTGGTGGCGGGACGCATTCCGCTGGAAGCCTCGGGCAATGTCTCGCTCGAAACAGTAGCGCGTATCGCCGAAACGGGTGTGGCGTACATCTCGGTGGGCGCTTTGACGCATTCCGCCCCCGCTTTCGATCTCAGCATGCTGGTGCATATGCCAACCAACATCCACCAAGAGGAGCGTGTGTCATGA
- the rnpM gene encoding RNase P modulator RnpM, whose product MGKKHIPIRTCIACRTSRPKRELMRIVRTPEGELVFDADQKARGRGAYLCRRRACWERVAQRPKLLGNALKRPLSPDEVAMLRQYVEAATFDEENELTDVEQP is encoded by the coding sequence ATGGGCAAGAAACACATTCCAATTCGCACCTGTATCGCATGCCGCACGTCGCGCCCCAAGCGCGAACTGATGCGCATTGTGCGCACACCGGAAGGCGAACTGGTGTTCGACGCCGACCAGAAAGCCCGGGGGCGCGGCGCGTATCTCTGCCGACGGCGTGCATGTTGGGAACGTGTGGCGCAACGCCCCAAACTGCTGGGCAACGCCCTGAAACGCCCGCTCTCGCCCGACGAGGTGGCTATGCTGCGCCAGTATGTTGAAGCAGCCACGTTTGACGAAGAAAATGAATTGACAGATGTTGAACAACCGTAG
- the nadB gene encoding L-aspartate oxidase: METLHTPVLVIGSGVAGGITALCLADAGVPVVLATKARDPHECNTFYAQGGIVYRGEDDSPRLLAEDIMRAGSHHNRPTAVHLLAAEGPAAVERLLLERLGVTFDRTPDGALARTLEGGHSRPRIIHATDATGRAIHIALLNAVRAHPRITLLTGHIAAALVRTAGADACAGALFWVERETRWRLVVAGATVLATGGLAALYARTTNPPGTLGDGIAMAHALGAELADLEFVQFHPTAFAAPHAPAFLISEAVRGAGARLLNEAGEAFMARYAPEWRDLAPRDVVARAIYTEMQTRGLPHVWLDIASVMPPERIRARFPTIAAACAEYGVDITREPIPVAPAAHYTCGGVVADEWGRTSVPRLYAVGEVACTGLHGANRLASTSLLEGVVWGARVAQHLVEEHPRPPARIRPPETPGGATADADAANALLEQIRTLLWRNVGLVRTRTGLQQAVETLARLRKEAASMYHTHDPAPETIRLWHAATAAWLVATAAWRNEQSLGCHVRLEDEELEVA; encoded by the coding sequence ATGGAAACGCTTCACACGCCCGTTCTGGTGATTGGCAGCGGCGTTGCGGGGGGGATCACGGCGTTGTGCCTTGCCGACGCCGGCGTGCCCGTTGTGCTCGCCACCAAAGCCCGCGACCCCCACGAATGCAACACCTTCTACGCACAGGGCGGCATTGTCTATCGGGGCGAGGATGACTCGCCCCGTTTGCTTGCCGAAGACATCATGCGGGCGGGAAGCCACCACAACCGCCCGACCGCCGTCCACCTGCTGGCGGCGGAAGGTCCAGCCGCGGTGGAACGGCTTTTGCTGGAACGCCTGGGCGTCACATTCGACCGCACGCCCGACGGGGCGTTGGCGCGCACGCTGGAAGGGGGGCATTCGCGCCCGCGCATCATCCACGCCACCGACGCCACCGGGCGCGCCATTCACATCGCCCTGCTCAACGCCGTGCGCGCCCATCCCCGCATTACCTTGCTGACGGGGCACATTGCCGCCGCCCTGGTGCGCACCGCCGGGGCGGACGCCTGCGCGGGGGCGCTCTTTTGGGTTGAACGCGAGACCCGCTGGCGCTTGGTCGTTGCCGGGGCAACCGTCCTCGCCACGGGGGGCTTGGCGGCGCTCTACGCGCGTACCACCAACCCGCCGGGCACGCTTGGCGACGGCATCGCCATGGCGCACGCACTCGGCGCCGAACTCGCCGATTTGGAATTCGTCCAATTCCACCCCACCGCCTTTGCCGCGCCCCATGCGCCCGCCTTCCTCATCTCCGAGGCGGTGCGCGGCGCCGGCGCGCGCCTGCTGAACGAAGCGGGCGAAGCCTTTATGGCGCGCTACGCCCCCGAATGGCGCGACCTTGCCCCGCGCGACGTGGTGGCGCGCGCCATCTACACCGAAATGCAGACGCGCGGCTTGCCCCACGTCTGGCTGGATATTGCCTCGGTCATGCCGCCCGAACGCATTCGCGCCCGCTTCCCCACGATTGCCGCCGCCTGCGCGGAGTACGGCGTGGACATCACACGCGAGCCGATTCCTGTTGCACCCGCTGCACATTACACCTGTGGGGGTGTCGTTGCCGACGAGTGGGGGCGCACCAGCGTGCCGCGCCTCTACGCAGTGGGCGAAGTCGCCTGCACGGGCTTGCACGGCGCGAACCGGCTTGCCAGCACCTCATTGCTCGAAGGGGTGGTGTGGGGGGCGCGTGTCGCCCAGCATCTGGTGGAAGAACACCCGCGCCCGCCCGCCCGCATCCGCCCACCCGAAACACCCGGCGGCGCGACCGCCGACGCTGACGCCGCCAACGCCCTGCTTGAGCAGATTCGCACGCTTTTGTGGCGGAACGTGGGGCTTGTGCGCACACGTACCGGCTTACAGCAGGCGGTTGAAACGTTGGCGCGTTTGCGGAAAGAAGCGGCTTCCATGTATCATACCCACGACCCAGCGCCGGAAACCATTCGGTTGTGGCATGCCGCTACTGCGGCGTGGCTGGTGGCAACCGCCGCCTGGCGCAATGAGCAGAGCCTGGGTTGCCATGTTCGGCTCGAAGACGAGGAATTGGAGGTCGCATGA
- a CDS encoding DUF309 domain-containing protein, which produces MNEDLRNHLDHIRNRVVPNRRATTEPPTPDVIADLEARRQPPLLIRGLEQLNGGFWYEQHETLEWLWRATDEPVRDVFKGILLAGVGAYHTRQRNRHGALAKWTSALEYLRPYAGTRPYAIDVDAVLAQVETFAARLQAEEEPDWDAVKQMVRGLRVPFERRAAHPRVTAILQRLDWAYNESVMAFTRNVRDLSEEEADWQAVHGARTIRMLLQHIGTAKVVNLDRLFGEGTLSWDAVEPPQRVPDLLHWIAEYQERLRFHFGFAEDAMLDEERPFARWTLSVERIGNILAEHDLYHTGEINAIREQWRYSTK; this is translated from the coding sequence ATGAACGAAGACCTGCGAAACCACCTGGACCACATCCGCAACCGTGTGGTTCCCAACCGCCGCGCCACCACCGAACCGCCGACGCCGGACGTGATTGCCGACCTGGAAGCACGGCGGCAACCGCCGCTCCTTATCCGTGGGCTGGAACAACTCAACGGCGGTTTCTGGTACGAGCAACACGAAACGCTGGAATGGCTCTGGCGCGCCACCGATGAACCGGTGCGCGACGTGTTCAAAGGCATTTTGCTGGCGGGGGTGGGGGCGTACCACACGCGCCAACGCAACCGCCACGGGGCGCTGGCGAAATGGACATCGGCGCTGGAATACCTGCGCCCCTACGCCGGCACACGCCCCTACGCGATTGACGTGGACGCCGTTCTGGCGCAGGTGGAAACCTTTGCGGCGCGTTTACAAGCCGAAGAAGAACCCGATTGGGACGCCGTCAAGCAGATGGTGCGCGGGTTGCGCGTGCCTTTCGAGCGTCGGGCGGCGCACCCCCGCGTCACGGCGATTTTGCAGCGCCTGGATTGGGCGTACAACGAAAGTGTGATGGCGTTCACGCGCAATGTGCGCGACCTGAGCGAGGAAGAAGCCGACTGGCAAGCGGTGCACGGGGCGCGCACCATTCGCATGTTGTTGCAACACATTGGGACGGCGAAAGTGGTCAATCTGGACCGGCTCTTTGGCGAAGGCACACTCTCGTGGGATGCGGTCGAACCGCCGCAGCGCGTCCCCGACTTGCTGCACTGGATTGCCGAGTATCAGGAACGCTTGCGCTTCCATTTTGGCTTTGCCGAAGACGCCATGCTGGACGAAGAGCGCCCCTTCGCCCGCTGGACGCTCTCGGTGGAACGAATTGGGAACATTCTGGCGGAGCACGACCTGTATCACACGGGCGAAATCAACGCCATTCGCGAGCAGTGGCGCTATTCCACCAAATAA
- a CDS encoding ABC transporter ATP-binding protein, which translates to MIRLDRITKTFQEGERTRVILDDVSHTFPAGRISALLGRSGTGKSTLLNLVAGLDTPDRGAICVGDVDLTALDERARTLFRREQVGFVFQFFNLIPTLSVLENVTLPLELQGVPLRHARARARDLLAQVGLAGREHAFPDTLSGGEQQRVAIARALVHEPRLVLADEPTGNLDLETGEQVLDMLEALVRERGVTMLMATHSRAAVRRADAVWRILHGKLVPEEETMTHE; encoded by the coding sequence ATGATCAGACTCGACCGCATTACCAAAACATTTCAAGAAGGCGAACGCACCCGCGTCATTCTCGACGATGTCTCGCACACCTTCCCCGCCGGGCGCATTTCCGCCCTGCTGGGGCGCAGCGGCACGGGCAAAAGCACCCTGCTCAACCTGGTAGCGGGGCTGGATACGCCCGACCGCGGCGCGATTTGCGTGGGAGATGTGGATCTTACCGCGCTGGATGAACGCGCCCGCACGCTTTTCCGCCGCGAACAGGTGGGCTTCGTCTTCCAGTTCTTCAACCTCATTCCCACGTTGAGCGTGCTGGAAAATGTCACCTTGCCGCTGGAACTGCAAGGGGTGCCGCTGCGCCATGCCCGCGCCCGTGCGCGCGACTTGCTGGCGCAGGTGGGGCTGGCGGGGCGCGAGCACGCCTTCCCCGATACGCTTTCGGGTGGGGAGCAACAGCGCGTGGCGATTGCGCGGGCGCTGGTGCATGAGCCGCGCCTGGTGCTGGCGGATGAACCGACGGGCAATCTCGACCTGGAAACGGGCGAGCAGGTGCTGGATATGCTCGAAGCGCTGGTGCGTGAGCGTGGCGTGACAATGCTCATGGCGACACACAGCCGCGCCGCTGTGCGCCGCGCCGATGCCGTGTGGCGCATTCTGCATGGCAAACTGGTGCCCGAAGAGGAGACGATGACCCATGAATGA
- a CDS encoding transcription repressor NadR codes for MTQQTAPQETTYSTEERRREIVRLLKQANAPLTGTTLADHFGVSRQVIVQDIAVLRAAGEEIHASPRGYYMHPPGRTVWRSVVAVRHTPEQTEDELLALVDVGVEVVDVIVEHPIYGELRGNLHIASRADVAQFMQQLRETKAHLLSELTDGLHLHTLEARTNEALVRAREVLREKGYLVE; via the coding sequence ATGACCCAACAAACAGCCCCTCAGGAAACAACGTATTCAACCGAAGAGCGCCGCCGTGAAATTGTGCGCCTTTTGAAACAAGCCAACGCGCCCCTCACAGGCACCACGCTCGCCGACCATTTTGGCGTCAGTCGGCAGGTGATTGTGCAGGATATTGCAGTGTTGCGTGCCGCCGGCGAGGAGATTCACGCCAGCCCGCGCGGCTACTACATGCATCCGCCGGGGCGCACCGTGTGGCGCAGTGTGGTGGCGGTGCGCCACACGCCCGAACAGACCGAAGACGAATTGCTGGCGCTGGTGGACGTGGGGGTGGAAGTGGTAGATGTCATTGTTGAGCATCCCATCTACGGCGAACTGCGCGGCAATTTGCACATTGCTTCACGCGCCGATGTGGCGCAATTCATGCAACAACTGCGCGAAACCAAAGCGCATTTGCTCAGCGAACTGACCGACGGCTTGCACTTGCACACACTCGAAGCGCGCACCAACGAAGCCCTGGTGCGCGCTCGTGAGGTGCTTCGCGAGAAAGGTTATTTGGTGGAATAG
- a CDS encoding FtsX-like permease family protein, producing MNERMAWQWRYSLRALWRRRWLSVLAVVGIALGVAVVVAVDLANASAARAFTLSTESITGRATHHIVGGPAGLDERLYTRLRTDLGERLIAPVVEGYVRVDEFGAAPMRLLGVDPFAEAPFRPYLATSPDVPPDLLVPLLQGKPAVVLSREMAQRAGIGLGDTVHLRYGTERFSVQVVGLLDPADAFTRRALDGVLLTDVGVAQRLLGMTGRLSRIDLIAPEDDPAGAARLERIRAVLPPDALLTTAARQAQSVRQLSAAFELNLTALSLLALVVGMFLIYNTMTFSVVQRRPVLGTLRALGVTREGIFALIAGEALLLGLVGSLLGVLFGVLLARELVRLVTQTINDLYFVVSVREVAVPPTVLLKGMALGVVATLAATALPAYEAATTPPAGTMRRSNIERRARRVAPRLAGVGVVLFALSWGLLQWPSRALVPAFVGVFGVVLGFAAFTPMLVLVMARVGSPLLGRLLGPVGRIAPRTIANALSRTGLAIAALMVAVSVSIGVALMVDAFRLTVERWLDSTLRADVYISAPALAGNRADAPLDPALGERIAAVEGVAVVEAARNVRIESADLGPLLLVAVEWKRPRDPALFICRAGSVDDVAAAVRAGAVIVSEPFAYRHGVTCGDTLALRTQRGEERLPIVGVFYDYSADQGVVLMDLTQYRARWDDPWVSSFSLYTTPDADVAAVAARVQAALAGEEVLVRTNRTLREAALAVFDRTFAITRALQLLAVVVAFIGVLSALMALQIERTRELATLRAIGLTPRQLWRLTVLETGLMGALAGVLSWPTGITLAAILVFIINKRSFGWTIQFTLSTTALWQAFGVAVLAAIVAGVYPAWRLMQLRLATAIRND from the coding sequence ATGAATGAGCGCATGGCGTGGCAGTGGCGCTACAGCCTGCGGGCGCTCTGGCGTCGGCGCTGGCTGAGTGTGCTAGCGGTGGTAGGCATCGCGCTGGGGGTGGCGGTGGTCGTCGCGGTGGATTTGGCGAACGCGAGCGCGGCGCGGGCGTTCACCCTCTCCACCGAAAGCATTACCGGACGCGCAACGCACCACATTGTCGGCGGACCCGCCGGGCTGGATGAGCGCCTCTACACGCGCCTGCGGACCGACCTGGGCGAGCGCCTCATTGCGCCGGTGGTGGAAGGCTACGTGCGCGTGGATGAATTCGGCGCGGCGCCCATGCGCCTGCTGGGGGTAGACCCCTTTGCCGAAGCCCCCTTCCGTCCTTACCTTGCCACCTCGCCTGACGTCCCGCCCGATTTGCTAGTGCCCTTGTTGCAGGGCAAGCCCGCCGTAGTGCTCTCGCGCGAGATGGCGCAGCGCGCCGGCATTGGTTTGGGCGATACGGTGCACTTGCGCTACGGGACGGAGCGGTTCAGCGTGCAGGTGGTTGGTCTGCTCGACCCCGCCGATGCATTCACCCGCCGCGCGCTCGACGGCGTTCTGCTCACGGACGTGGGCGTGGCGCAGCGCCTGTTGGGGATGACGGGGCGGCTCAGCCGCATTGACCTCATCGCGCCCGAAGACGACCCCGCCGGCGCCGCCCGGCTGGAACGCATTCGCGCCGTCTTGCCCCCCGACGCCCTGTTGACTACCGCCGCGCGCCAGGCGCAAAGCGTGCGCCAACTCAGCGCCGCCTTTGAACTCAACCTGACGGCGCTCAGCCTGTTGGCGCTGGTGGTGGGGATGTTCCTCATCTACAACACCATGACCTTTTCGGTGGTTCAGCGCCGCCCGGTGTTGGGCACGCTGCGGGCGCTCGGCGTCACGCGGGAGGGGATTTTCGCGCTGATTGCCGGTGAAGCCCTGCTGCTTGGTCTGGTGGGGAGCCTGCTGGGGGTGCTGTTTGGCGTGTTGCTCGCGCGTGAACTGGTGCGCCTGGTCACGCAAACCATCAACGACCTCTATTTCGTGGTCTCGGTGCGCGAAGTGGCGGTGCCGCCGACGGTGTTGTTGAAAGGCATGGCGCTGGGCGTTGTCGCTACCCTGGCGGCAACGGCGCTCCCCGCCTACGAAGCCGCCACAACGCCCCCCGCGGGCACAATGCGCCGCTCGAATATCGAACGCCGCGCCCGCCGTGTTGCGCCCCGCCTGGCGGGGGTGGGTGTGGTGCTTTTCGCCCTCTCCTGGGGACTGTTGCAGTGGCCCTCGCGCGCTCTGGTGCCGGCGTTTGTAGGCGTGTTTGGCGTGGTGCTTGGGTTTGCGGCGTTCACCCCCATGCTGGTGCTGGTGATGGCGCGTGTGGGAAGCCCGCTGCTGGGGCGGTTGTTGGGACCCGTGGGGCGTATCGCGCCGCGCACCATCGCCAACGCGCTCAGCCGTACCGGTTTGGCGATTGCCGCGCTCATGGTGGCTGTTTCGGTGAGCATTGGTGTAGCGCTCATGGTGGATGCCTTCCGCCTGACCGTGGAGCGCTGGCTCGATTCGACCTTGCGCGCCGACGTGTACATTTCCGCGCCGGCGCTGGCGGGCAACCGCGCCGACGCCCCGCTCGACCCCGCGTTGGGTGAGCGCATTGCCGCCGTGGAGGGGGTGGCGGTGGTGGAAGCCGCCCGTAACGTGCGTATCGAAAGCGCCGACCTGGGACCGCTGTTGTTGGTGGCGGTGGAGTGGAAACGTCCCCGCGACCCGGCGTTGTTCATTTGTCGCGCCGGCTCTGTGGATGATGTGGCGGCGGCGGTACGCGCGGGGGCGGTGATTGTCTCAGAACCGTTCGCCTATCGGCACGGTGTCACATGCGGCGATACGCTTGCCTTGCGCACCCAACGGGGTGAAGAACGTCTCCCCATTGTCGGCGTCTTCTACGACTACTCCGCCGACCAGGGCGTGGTGCTCATGGATTTGACGCAATACCGCGCCCGCTGGGACGACCCATGGGTTTCATCGTTCAGCCTCTACACCACCCCCGACGCCGATGTGGCGGCGGTTGCGGCGCGTGTGCAGGCGGCGCTGGCGGGCGAAGAGGTGTTGGTGCGCACCAACCGCACCCTGCGCGAAGCCGCGCTGGCGGTGTTCGACCGCACATTTGCGATTACGCGCGCCTTGCAGTTGCTGGCGGTGGTGGTGGCGTTCATCGGCGTGTTGAGCGCGCTCATGGCGTTGCAAATCGAACGCACGCGCGAATTGGCAACCTTGCGCGCCATTGGGCTGACGCCGCGCCAGTTGTGGCGGCTCACGGTGCTGGAAACGGGGTTGATGGGCGCATTGGCGGGGGTGCTTTCGTGGCCTACGGGCATCACGCTGGCGGCAATTTTGGTCTTCATCATCAACAAGCGTTCTTTCGGGTGGACTATTCAGTTCACGCTTTCGACCACTGCCTTGTGGCAAGCGTTTGGCGTCGCCGTGCTTGCCGCGATTGTGGCGGGCGTCTATCCCGCCTGGCGGTTGATGCAGTTGCGGCTGGCAACCGCTATTCGCAATGACTAA